DNA from Kitasatospora acidiphila:
ACGTGGAGCACCGTCCACCTGTTCTGGGACTCCTCGACGGGCTACAACTGCGCGGTCAACGTCAAGGCCAGCGGCCTGTACGGCGTCCAGACGATCACCAGCGTCACGATCAAGGAGTGCGGCGGCGACACCCCCAGCACCTGCAGCAACATCGTCGACACGCAGGACAACACCAACGAGTTCTACTACTACGCCGGCCCGGTCAAGGTGAACGGCCAGGGGCACTGCATCGAGCTGTCGGCCTACACCGAGAACACGCTCGGCGAGGCGGCGAGCTACAGCAGCAACGGCGGCTTCCACTGCTGATGCAGCCCGGAGCCGAGAGGTGAAACGGCCCGTCGGAGATCCGACGGGCCGTTCCGTTGGGGTGGGGAGGCTCAGCCGCAGTGGTTCGGGCCCTCGCTGAAGTGGCCCCAGTAGTCGCCGCCGCCCCAGTAGATGCACTGCCCCGGGGCGTACACCTTGACCGGGCCGGCGTAGTACGAGTAGTTGCCCGAGTCGGTCTGCGAGGCCGGCGGGTTGGGTGTGGTGCCCACCCAGGCGCTGGTCTCGGGGGTCGGCGAGCCCCAGGTGCCGCTGTTGTGCATGGTGACCACGCAGTCCCAGGCACCGTTGTACGAGAGGTAGACGGTCGACGAGTTGAGGACGGTGATCGCGTCGAGCGGCGCGTAGCCCGAGCCGCAGATCGCGGCGGCGCCGTACTTGTCGTCGGACACGGCGTTGGCGGGGGTGGTGAGGAACGCGGCCGTGACCAGCGAGGTGGCACCGAGCGTGACGGCTGCCCGCTTGGCGATGGACTTGCCCTTGAGCATGAGCGCCTCCCTCGTGAGTTCTGTGTGAAGCCGGGGAAGAGGAGACCAAAGCGCCGTATCGCGGCCGTATCGTCGGTGCTTTGGGCGGGCAGACCGGTAGCGCGTACCCTGTGACATTGACGTACGTTCCGAGCGGCCGCGGCGCACCGTGCCCGGCCGGCCGGGACCAGGCTTCTCACGAAGGACTGAACGACCCTGGCACGCCGCACCCCAGACGGTCCGCCGCCCGCGCCGACGGTGCAGCGCATCCGCCTGCGCTACACGAAGCGGGGCCGTCTGCGCTTCACAAGCCACCGTGACTTCCAGCGCGCGTTCGAGCGGGCGCTGCGCCGCTCGGCCGTGCCCATGGCGTATTCGGCAGGCTTCACCCCGCACCCCAAGGTCTCCTACGCGAACGCTGCGCCGACCGGGGTGGCCAGTGAGGCCGAGTACCTGGAGATCGGCCTGGCCGAGGTCCGGGACCCGGAGGCGCTCCGCGCGCAGCTGGACGATTCGCTGCCGATCGGCCTGGACATCGTGGCCGCGGTCGAGGTCCGCACCCCGAACTTCGCGGAGCGGCTGGAGGCCTCGCTCTGGGAGCTGCGGCTGCCGGAGGTCTCCGAGGAGGCGGCCGGGCGGGCGATCGAGCTGTTCCTGGGCGCGGAGAGCGTCGAGGTCGAACGCAAGACCAAGAACGGTGTGCGGGTCTTCGACGCGCGCGGTGCCGTGGCCGGGCTGGAACTGGTCCCGGCGCAGGTCGGACTTGGTCCGGTCGGGGAATCCGCAGTCACCTCCGATGTTCGTACCGGCCGACCCTGTGCGATACTGCGCCTGGTAGTACGACACGCCACACCCGCCGTACGACCAGACGACGTCTTGTCCGGTCTCCGTGCGACGGCCGACCTGGCGCTGCCGGTCCCCGCTGAGGTGACCAGGCTGGCGCAGGGGCCGCTCGATGAGGAGACCGGCACGGTGACCGACCCGCTGGCGCTCGACCGCGCTGCGGCCCCGGCCGTCCCATCGGAGGCGGCCGTCGAGCCGCAGGCCGCAGCGTCCGCCTAGCGGGCGGAGCCGGGGGCCGGAGTAACCAACCGGCCCCGCGCGCTCCGGGCCCCCGCGGCTCCCCAGGGGAGCGAGCGTCGTCGCGCACTGGCCGCTCCTGCGGTGGCCGCTCGACCCAACCACCGGGTCGGAGGCCCCAGGAGAACCGCGCCGCCCTCGGGCCGGCGAGGCCCGCCCCGGGAGCCACCCTGGGTTGTGGGGCTGCGCAGCTTGGGAAAACCTGAGAACGCTGGTCGGACCAGAAGACTTTCGACACCCCGCATCGTGCGGGGCGCCGAGCGAGACTACGAGCCCCTGTGCGGCTTCGCGTCCGCATGTCGGCGCCGTGGAGAGTCGGCCCGGGCGCCGAGCGCCCGCGGCCGGCCACCGGTGCCCGTGCCCGGATGTGGAGCCCGGGGGCCTGACGGGAGATCCACCCGCATGCCTGAGAACGAGAACACTGACGCGCAGACTCCGACCGGTGAACCGGTCGGCGATGCCGCTCCGCCGCGCCGGCGCCGCCGCGCGGTGTCCCGCCCGGCCGGTGCCCCGCAGGGCGCGGCCGAGACCACCGAGACCGTGATTCCGGTCGAGGCTTCCACCCCGGCGGCTGCTGCCGCCCCGGCCGAGCCGGTGGCCGAGGAGAAGCCGGTCCGGGCGCGTCGCACCCGCAAGCGTGCTGAGGCGCCCGCCGGTGCGCCGGCTGCCGCTGAGGCCGTCGCCGAGCCCGCTGCCGCCCCGGCCGAGCCGGTGGCCGAGGAGAAGCCGGTCCGGGCGCGTCGCACCCGCAAGCGTGCTGAGGCGCCCGCCGGTGCGCCGGCTGCCGCTGAGGCCGTCGCCGAGCCCGCTGCCGCCCCGGCCGAACGCCCCCAGCCTGACGGCCGGGAGGTGCCCCAGCGGCCGAGGAGAAGCCGGTCCGGGCGCGCCGCACCCGCAAGCGTGCCGAGGCGCCGCAGACCGCCACCGCACCGGTCGTGGAGGTCGTCGTCGAGGAGCCCGAGGTCGAGGAGCCCGAGGAGGCCGCCGAGGAGGCCGCCCCGGCGCAGCCCGCCGCCGAGCCCGAGCAGCCGGCCGCCGAGCCCCACCGCACCCGCCGCCGCGCCGTCCGCCCGGCCACCGCGATCTTCCAGGCCCCGGTCTTCCAGGAGCCCGCCGCCGCCCCCGCCGAGCCGAAGGCCGCTGCCGAGGAGGCCCCGGCCCCGAAGAAGCGCGCCGCCGAGCCGAAGGCCGCCCGCTCGGAGGAGGACGAGTACGAGTACAGCGGTGTCGGCCGCCGTCGCCGGGTCCGCTCCGCGGTCCGGGTGAGCCGTCCGGCCGCTGCCCCGGCGGCCCCTGCCCTGCCCCTGCCCCTGCCCCGGCCCCGGTCGTCGAGGCGCCGGCCGCCGAGGCGCCCGCTGCCGTCGAGGAGGCGCCCGCCGCCGGCCCCGAGCAGGAGGCCGCTTGGGAGGAGGACCGTCCGTCCTCCCGCCGTCGTCGTCGTGGTGGCCGCCGCCGTCGCCGTGGCGAGGCCGAGGAGGTCGAGGCCGAGGCCCCGGTGACCGAGTCCGCCGAGGCCGAGGCCGAGGCCGAGGAGCTGGGCGAGGACGAGGAGGGCGACGACCTGGCCGGTGGCCTGGCCTCGTCGCGCCGCCGTCGCCGCCGTCGCCGCCGCAGCGGTGAGGCCGTCGCCGAGCCGGCGGAGACCAGCGAGGACGGTGTCCGCACGGTCGTGAAGGTGCGCGAGCCGCGCCGCCGCTCCACCGAGCCGGCCTTCGACCCGGACGAGGTGCAGTCGATCAAGGGCTCGACCCGCCTGGAGGCCAAGAAGCAGCGCCGCCGCGAGGGCCGCGAGCTGGGCCGCCGCCGGGTGCCGATCATCACCGAGGCCGAGTTCCTGGCCCGCCGGGAGTCGGTCGAGCGGGTCATGGTGGTCCGTCAGAACGGCCAGCGCACCCAGATCGGCGTGCTGGAGGACGGCGTGCTGGTCGAGCACTACGTCAACAAGGAGCAGGCCACCTCGTACGTCGGCAACGTCTACCTGGGCAAGGTCCAGAACGTGCTGCCGTCGATGGAGGCCGCCTTCGTCGACATCGGCAAGGGCCGCAACGCAGTGCTCTACGCCGGTGAGGTGAACTTCGGTCAGCTCGGGCACAGCGGTCCGCGCCGGATCGAGTCGGTGCTGAAGTCGGGCCAGTCCGTGCTGGTGCAGGTCTCCAAGGACCCGATCGGCCACAAGGGCGCCCGCCTGACCAGCCAGATCTCGCTGCCCGGCCGCTACCTGGTCTACGTGCCCGAGGGCTCGATGACCGGCATCAGCCGCAAGCTGCCCGAGAACGAGCGAGCCCGGCTGAAGCAGATCCTCAAGAAGATCGTGCCGGACGACGCGGGCGTGATCGTGCGCACCGCCGCCGAGGGCGCCAGCGAGGAGGAGCTCACCCGCGACGTGCAGCGGCTGCAGTCGCAGTGGGAGGAGATCCAGAAGAAGGCGGCCTCCGGCAACGCGCCGACCCTGCTGTACGGCGAGCCGGACATGACCGTCCGGGTGGTCCGCGACATCTTCAACGAGGACTTCACCAAGGTCATCGTCTCCGGTGCCGAGGCGTGGAACACCATCCACGAGTACGTCAGCTCGGTGGCTCCGGACCTGGCCGAGCGGCTGCAGCGCTGGACCAGCGACGTGGACGTGTTCGCCACCTACCGGATCGACGAGCAGCTGATGAAGGCGCTGGACCGCAAGGTCTGGCTGCCAAGCGGCGGTTCGCTGGTGATCGACCGGACCGAGGCGATGGTCGTCGTCGACGTCAACACCGGCAAGTTCGTCGGCCAAGGCGGCAACCTCGAGGAGACCGTCACCCGCAACAACATCGAGGCGGCCGAGGAGATCGTCCGCCAGCTGCGGCTGCGCGACCTCGGCGGCATCATCGTGATCGACTTCATCGACATGGTGCTGGAGTCCAACCGCGACCTGGTGCTGCGCCGGCTCCTCGAGTGCCTGGGCCGGGACCGGACCAAGCACCAGGTGGCCGAGGTCACCTCGCTGGGCCTGGTGCAGATGACCCGCAAGCGGGTCGGCCAGGGTCTGCTGGAGTCGTTCTCCGAGGCCTGCGTGCACTGCAACGGTCGCGGTGTGATCGTGCACATGGAGCAGCCGACCTCGGTCGGCGGCGGTGGCGGTGCGGTCGGTACCGCGGGCGAGGCCGGTGCCGGCAAGCGCCGCCGCCGCGGCAAGGGCGGGGCCGCCCACGAGGAGGCCGCTGCCGCTGTCGAGCCGACGCACGAGCACGAGCACGAGGAGCTGGAGATCGTCACCCGCGAGGAGGCTCCGCAGGAGCAGCCCGCGGCCGAGGTCGAGGCGCCCGTGGCCGAGGAGCCCGCCGCCGAGCGGGCCCAGGAGCCCGAGGCCGCCGAGCAGCCCAGCCTGGTCGAGATCGCCCCGGCCCCGGCGCCGGCCGGCCGCACCCGCCGCCGCGCGGTGCGCAAGGCCACCGCGCCGGCCGGGGCGCCGTCCAGCGGCGAGATCGTGGTGCTGCAGTCGCGTGCCGAGGCCGTGGTGGAGGCCGCCCTGGCCGCCGCCGCCCCGGTGGTGACCGAGGAGCTGGAGCAGGCCGCCGAGGCCGTCTCCGCCGAGGCTCCGGTTGCCGAGGCTGAGGCCGAGGAGGCCGCTGCCGAGGAGGCCCCGGCCCCGAAGAAGCGCGCCGCCCGCAAGACGGCTGCCAAGAAGACGGCCGCCAAGAAGACCACCGCCGCCAAGAAGACCACGGCAGCGGCGGCGAAGAAGACCACCGCCCGCAAGACCGCCACCAAGCGGACCAGCGCAGCGGCCAAGAAGGCGGCCGCCGCCGAAGGTGAGTCGGCGGCCGAGTGACGCCCGTGACCGGGGCGGGCCCGTTGCCCGCCCCGGTTCGCGGACGGTCCGGCGCCCGGTTTGCCCCGGGGGCGGCTGGTCCGTATTCTTGACCCTCGGCGTGTCTACGCCACGCTCCCGAGCATCTCACCTCCCGTTCGTCCGATCGGAAGTGCGGGGGAGGCCCCTGTGTCCGTACCCAGGCGGCTGGCATCGGAGAGTTCCGAACCGAGTATGGAAAGCAGGTACCGCATGTACGCGATCGTTCGCGCCGGCGGCCGCCAGCACAAGGTCGCCGTGGGCGACGTGCTGGAGATCGACCGTGTTGACGTCAAGCAGGGTGACTCGGTGGAGCTCTCGACCATCCTGGTCGTCGACGGTGAGGCCGTCACCTCCGACCCGTGGGTCCTCGCCGGCATCAAGGTCCACGCCGAGGTCGTCGACCACACCAAGGGCGAGAAGATCACGATCCTCCGCTACAAGAACAAGACCGGCTACCGTCGGCGCCAGGGTCACCGCCAGCGCCACACCGCCGTCCGCATCACGAGCATCGACTCCGCGAAGTAAGTAAGGGGATAGCGAGATGGCACACAAGAAGGGCGCAAGCTCTACCCGTAACGGCCGTGACTCGAACGCCCAGCGCCTCGGCGTCAAGCGTTTCGGCGGCCAGGTCGTCAGCGCCGGCGAGATCCTGGTCCGCCAGCGCGGCACCCACTTCCACCCGGGCGCGGGCGTCGGTCGCGGTGGCGACGACACCCTGTTCGCGCTGACCGCCGGTGCGGTTCAGTTCGGCAACCGTCGCGGCCGCAAGGTCGTCAACATCGTGGCCGTCGAGGCCTGATCCAGCTCTTCCGCTGGATCCCACGCAGGGTGGATCGGGTTCCCCGGTCCACCCTGCGTGCTTTTTCTCCCACAGCCTGTTCCACAGCCTGTTCGTCAAATGGAGGCACCGCTCATGACCACCTTCGTGGACCGCGTCGAACTGCACGTCGCCGCGGGTAACGGAGGCCACGGCTGCGCCTCCGTGCACCGGGAGAAGTTCAAGCCGCTCGGCGGACCGGACGGCGGCAACGGCGGTGAGGGCGGCAGCGTCACCCTGGTGGTGGACTCCCAGATCACCACCCTGCTGGACTACCACCACTCGCGTTCCCGCAAGGCCGGCAACGGCAAGCCGGGCGCGGGCGCCAACCGGGCCGGCGCCAACGGCGAGGACCTGGTGCTGCCGGTGCCGGACGGCACGGTGGTGCTGGACCGCAAGGGCAACGTGCTGGCCGACCTGGTCGGCCACGGCACCTCCTTCGTCGCCGCGGCGGGCGGCCGCGGCGGCCTGGGCAACGCGGCGCTGGCCTCGGCCCGCCGCAAGGCCCCCGGCTTCGCGCTGCTCGGCGAGCCGGGCGAGGTCCGCGACATCGTCATGGAGCTCAAGTCGGTCGCCGACGTGGCCCTGGTGGGCTACCCCAGCGCCGGCAAGTCCTCGCTGATCTCGGTGCTCTCGGCCGCCAAGCCGAAGATCGCCGACTACCCGTTCACCACCCTGGTCCCGAACCTGGGCGTGGTCACCGCCGGCGAGACCGTCTACACCGTCGCCGACGTGCCGGGCCTGATCCCGGGCGCCAGCCAGGGCAAGGGCCTGGGCCTGGAGTTCCTGCGCCACGTGGAGCGCTGCAGCGTGCTGGTGCACGTGCTGGACTGCGCCACCCTGGAGCCCGGTCGCGACCCGCTCTCCGACCTGGAGACCATCGAGGCCGAGCTGGCCCAGTACGGCGGCCTGGAGGACCGGCCGCGGCTGGTCGCGCTCAACAAGGTGGACGTGCCGGACGGCCAGGACATCGCCGACCTGACCCGGGCCTCGCTGGAGGAGCGCGGCTACCGGGTGTTCGAGGTCTCCGCCGCCTCCCGCAAGGGCCTGCGCGAGCTGAGCTTCGCGATGGCCGGGATCGTCGCCGAGGCGCGCGCCGCCAAGCCGGTGCAGGAGTCCACCCGGATCGTGCTGCGTCCGGCGGCCGTGGACGACGCGGGCTTCACCGTCACCGAGGAGGACGGCGCCTACCGGGTGCGCGGTGTCAAGCCGGAGCGCTGGGTGCGGCAGACCGACTTCAGCAACGACGAGGCGGTCGGCTACCTCGCCGACCGGCTGGCCCGGCTCGGTGTCGAAGAGGGCCTGTGGAAGGCCGGCGCCCACGAGGGTGACACGGTCATCATCGGCCCCGACGAGAGTGCCGTGGTCTTCGACTGGGAGCCGACCATGGCCGCCGGTGCCGAGATGCTCGGCCGCCGCGGCGAGGACCACCGCTTCGAGACCCAGCGTCCGGCCGTGGACCGCCGCCGCGACCGGCAGAAGGGCCGGGACGCCGCCGAGGCCGAGTACCTCGCGTTCGAGGCGCTCTCCTCGGGCCGCCCGGCCGAGCTCGACGACGACGAGGACTGACAGCCGGACCGGTCCCACCTCCTGCTCCTCCTTAGTCCATGACATGGAATGCTGTACGGCTCCGCTGGGGTTTTCGCGTAGATTGCCCGCAAACAGCGGAGCCGATCAGCAGCAGCGAGGTAGGGCGATGAGCGAGCAGACACTGCGCCAAGACGTGCTGACGGCCCGTCGGATCGTGGTCAAGGTCGGCTCCTCCTCGCTCACCACCGCGGCCGGCGGTCTGGACGCCGACCGGGTGGACGCGCTGGTCGACGCGCTGGCCCGGCGCCTCGGCGAGCCGGACGCCCCGGAGATCGTGCTGGTCTCCTCCGGGGCGATCGCGGCCGGCCTGGCGCCGCTGGGCCTGGCCAAGCGCCCCTCGGACCTGGCCCGCCAGCAGGCCGCCGCCAGCGTCGGCCAGGGCCTGCTGGTGGCCCGCTACACCGCCTCGTTCGCCCGCTACGGACGCCGGGTCGGCCAGGTGCTGCTGACCGCCGAGGACGCCAGCCGCCGCGCGCACTACCGCAACGCCTACCGCACCCTGGACCAGCTGCTGGCGATGGGCGCGGTGCCGATCGTCAACGAGAACGACACGGTGGCCACCGCCGAGATCAAGTTCGGCGACAACGACCGGCTCGCCGCGCTGGTCGCCCACCTGGTCCGGGCCGACCTGCTGATCCTGCTCTCCGACGTGGACGGCCTCTACGACGGCGACCCGAGCCGCCCCGGCACCCGGCGGCTCGCCGAGGTGCACGGCCCGCAGGACCTGGCGGGCATCGAGATCGGCAGCGCAGGCAAGGCGGGGGTCGGCACCGGCGGCATGGTGACCAAGGTGGAGGCGGCCCGGATCGCCACCGGCGCGGGCATCCCGGTGGTGCTCACCGCCGCCCGGCACGCCGCCGACGCGCTGGCCGGCCGCCCCACCGGCACCCTGTTCACCCGCACCGGCTCGCGCAGCGCCGACCGGCTGCTCTGGCTGGCCCACGCCAGCACCCCGCGCGGCGCGCTGCACCTGGACGAGGGCGCGGTGCGGGCCGTGGTGGAGGGCGGCAAGTCGCTGCTGCCGGCCGGGGTGACCAAGGTGGACGGAGACTTCGCCGCCGGGGATCCGGTGGACCTTCTTGCCGAAAACGGCCACATCGTGGCCCGTGGCCTGGTCAACTTTGATGCGAGGGAGCTGCCGCGCCTGCTCGGACGGTCGACCCGGGACCTGGCTCAGGAGTTGGGCGCCGCCTATGAGCGCGAGGTCATCCACCGGGACGACTTGGTGGTGCTGCGCGGCTGACGGTCCGTCGGCTGACGGCCCGTCCGGGCCGACGCCGGTCCGGTTCCGGACCAGCGTCGAACAGGAGGCCGCGGTGAGACTCAGGCGCGACCAAGCGCGTGCGCAGGTGCCGGGCGGCATCGTCCGGCAGCTGCACCCGCACCACGAGGTGCCGGACCAACCGGAGGCCGGGCGGCTGTGGCACGTGGTGCTGAGTCTGGCCGGTGCGGTGACCCCGCTGACGGAGCTGAAGGCCGGGCTGGAACGGTTGGCGCACGACCACTCGTTCTTCCTGACGGCCCGCTATGCGGCCGACCACGCGGAGATCCGCTACTGGGAGGAGGCCCGCGACCTGCATGACGCGGCGGCCATCGCACTGCGGCTGTGGGGCGAGCACCGGACCAGTGCCAGGCTGCCGGCCTGGGAGATCGTCGGCCTGGAGGTGATCGACCGGGCCACCTACCACCAGCGGATCGCCGAGGGCTTCGGTGAGCCCATGCCGCAGCTCGGCGGGGTGCACCCGTACTGACCGGTCGTCTCAACGAGTGGAAAGGCTCCCGGGCGGCCGCGCGGCAGTCGTTAGGCTTCGGGCATGAGCATCGACAGCCCCGTCCTCGCCGCCGCGCGCCGCGCCCGGACCGCCGCGGCCGCACTCGCCCCGCTGCCGCGTTCGGCCAAGGACGCCGCGCTGCTGGCGGTCGCCGACGCACTCCAGGCGCGCGGCGCGGAGATCACCGCCGCCAACGCCGAGGACGTCGCCCGGGCCCGGGAGGCCGGCACCGCCGAGTCGGTGGTCGACCGGCTCACCCTGACCGAGGAGCGGATCGCCGCGATCGCCGCCGATGTGCGCAGGGTCGCCGGACTGCCCGATCCGGTCGGCGAGGTGGTGCGCGGCTACACCCTGCCGAACGGGCTGGACGTGCGCCAGGTCCGGGTGCCGCTGGGCGTGGTCGGCATCATCTACGAGGCCCGGCCCAATGTCACCGTGGACGCGGCCGCGCTCTGCCTGAAGTCGGGCAACGCGGTGCTGCTGCGTGGTTCGGCCTCCGCCTACCGCTCCAACGCCGCCCTGGTCGCCGTGGTCCGCGAGGCCGTCGAGGCGGCCGGGCTGCCGGCCGACGCGGTGCAGCTGGTGCCGGGGGAGAGCCGGGACTCGGTGACCGAGCTGATGCGGGCCCGCGGCCTGGTGGACGTGCTGATCCCGCGCGGCGGCGCCTCGCTGATCAGGACGGTGGTGGAGGGCTCCACCGTGCCGGTGATCGAGACCGGCACCGGCAACTGCCACGTCTACGTGGACGCGCGGACCGACCTGGCGATGGCGGTCGGCATCCTGCTCAACTCCAAGGCGCAGCGGGTGAGCGTCTGCAACGCCGCCGAGACGCTGCTGGTGCACCAGGACGTTGCTCAGGAGTTCCTGCCGCTCGCGCTGGCCGCGCTGGCCGAAGCCGGGGTGACGGTGCACGGCGACGACGCGGTGCTCGAGCTGGCCGCCGGCTCGCCCGCCACCGTGGTGCCGGCCACCGACGAGGACTGGGGCGCGGAGTACCTCTCCCTGGACCTGGCCGCCGCCGTGGTGCCCTCGCTGGAGGCCGCGGTGGAGCACATCCGCCAGTGGTCCTCCGGCCACACCGAGGCGATCGTCACCACCTCGCAGGCGGCCGCCCGCCGCTTCACCCAGCTGGTGGACTCGACCACCGTCGCGGTCAACGCCTCCACCCGGTTCACCGACGGGGGTGAGTTCGGCTTCGGCGCGGAGATCGGCATCTCCACCCAGAAGCTGCACGCCCGCGGCCCGATGGGGCTGCCGGAGCTGACCTCCACCAAGTACATCGTCACTGGTGACGGACACGTGCGCGGCGAGGCCCGGCAGACCGTCGGCGGCTGACCGGCGGTGCTTGTCGAAGCCCAAGTGCCGGGAGCCACAGACAAATCACGCGCCCGGTAATACGCTGAGTCCGTGGCTGAGGACTTGGGGGCTCGCCGTACTCCGACGGCGCTGACCACGGTGACGCGGACGACGAGTTCGCCACCGTGGTCCTTGACGAGGCTTTCATCCGTTCCGCCGCCGTGCACGAGCCGAGTGCCAGAGAGCGGCAGCTGGCCGCCGCCGAGGCCCGCAACGAGGAGCCCGCGGGCGCCGGCCGGGTCCGCGAGCCGGGCGGCGAGCTCTTCGACGGCCTGCCGCTGGAGCTGCGCCCGCACCCCGGCAGCGACGACGACCGGATCTACACCGATCCCTGGGTCGGTTCCGGCCTGGGCCTGGGCCGCCGCAGGGCCGTCCGCTGGCCCGGCTACGGGGCGCGTTCGGCCAGCCGCGGCCAGATAGCCCAGCAGCGCTGGCACCGTCCGCTGGCCTGGGTGCTGGTGATCGTCATGGGGGTCAGCCTGGTGGCGGTCGCGGTGGCCGCCGTGTACCGCGGCGCCGGCAACTCCCCGGGGCGCAGGCCGCTGATCGGCACCAGCGGCCCGGCCACTCCGGCACCGACCGCGGCCCGGGCCGACCCGGTCGGCTCGGCCGCTCCGCAGCCGGCCGGGTGACCAGGCCGATCGCCCGCGAAAGGTGCTGCCGGGGCCTCGTTCCGGGGCCGTCGCGCGCTCTACCCTGGATTCATGGGTGACCCGGGTGAGCCTCCGGAGGGTGTGCCCGAGGGCGGTTCCGGAAGCGATGACGAATACCGATCCGTCGTCTTCGACGAGTCGTTCGTCCGGGCTGCCCGGATCACCGAGCTGTCCGCCATGGAGCGCCTCGGCGGCGCCCCGCGCGGGATCCGGCGCAAGACGGGATTCGGGCTGCTCGGTTCGCTGCCCCGGCAGGCGCTGATCCTGCTGCTGCTCATCGTGGTGGCCTTCGGAGCGGCCGTGTACTTCGGGCTCACCGCCCCGCACCGCGACATCGCCGGCGTCGGCGGCAGCCAGCTCACCAATGAGCTGACCGCGCTCACCCCGGCCTCCGGCGGCGTGCCGACCGTCGACCCGAGCAGCCCGTTCGCCAACCTCGCGGCCGCGGCGGGCTACGCGGACGGCAGCGCGGGCTTCGGCCTGCCTGCCGCCCGCACCAGCACGGCGGACTTCACCCAGGCCCAGGTGGGCACCGCGGTGGACACCGTGCGCCGCTACCTGGTGGCCTCCGAGGTCTCCCCGGCGGTGCTGGCCCAGGGCGCGACGGCCCCGGTGCGGGCCCTGGTGACGCCGGGTGAGCAGGGTCAGTTCGACCAGAGCGCCGCGAACCCCGGCGACGACCAGCACCACACGCTGACCGGCTGGATGGTCCGGTTCGACCCGATGAAGGTGTCGCTGGCCAGCGACACGGTCAAGGTGGCCGGTACCGTGACGGTGCGCGAGCTGGACGCCTCGACCCTGGAGCTGACCGCCGACCACACCCTGGTCTACGCGCTCCGCCCGGCCGGGGCGACGGTGAACGGCCCGGTGACCCTCTACTCGATCCGCCGCGAGGTCCGCTTCGACCTGGACCGCACCGACCTGGTGAACGGCCAGCTGCGGGTGGTCGACACCGTCCAGCAGGCCGGCCCGAGTGCCTGCGACGCCGCGCAGTTCGAGTACTTCCAGCCGCTGGCCGCCGGCGGCACCGGCCCGCTCACCGCCCACCCCGGCACGATCGACCCGGGCGACCGCTCGCACCCCGCGTGGCAGAGCTGCGCGGTCATGGGCGGCCCGCTGGGTTGATCCGGAACCACCCGAATATCGGCCCGCCGCGCGGCCGGGGTGATTCGTCAACTCCGGGTGGGGAGAACGCCGGTTCCGCCGCCTGAGGAGTTCATCCGGCAGGGGCGGAACCGGCATCGGCACGGCTAGGACTCGTCGGACTTCTGGCCGTTGCCCTTGGCGCCGGTGAAGGTGTCCTTCAGCTTGCTGCCCACCGAGCCCGCGCCGTCGGCGAAGTCGCGGATCAGGGTGAAGAGCGGGTCCTTGCTGTCCTTGAGGGACTTGCCGTAGGAGTCGGCCGCGGCCTTCCACTGGTCGCTGACCTTGGCCTGCGGGTCGTCGGCGCGGCGCGGGTAGGCGCCGGCGAGTATCGAGCGGTACTCGTCGCTCTCCGACCACTGCTTCAGCTTGGCCACCCGGACCACCGCGAACGGGTGGGACTGCGGCAGCACCTGGAGCAGCTTCAGCACGCCGTCGCGCAGGTCGCCGGCCTTCTCGTACTCCTCGGCCTGCTCCAGGAAGGCGTCCACGTTCATCTCGCCCAGGTTGTGGCCGCCGGCCAGCTTCATCAGCCCGCGCATCGAGGCCTGCGGGTCCTGACCGGCCAGCAAACCGGCCCGGTCGCAAGAGAGTTCGGCCTTGCGGAACCACTCCTTGAGGGCCGTCACCAGGGCCATGATCGCCAGGTTGCCGAGCGGCACCCAGCCGACCCGGGTGGCCAGGTTGGTGAGGATCAGCAGCATGGTCCGGTAGACCGCGTGGC
Protein-coding regions in this window:
- a CDS encoding SCO2583 family membrane protein, giving the protein MGDPGEPPEGVPEGGSGSDDEYRSVVFDESFVRAARITELSAMERLGGAPRGIRRKTGFGLLGSLPRQALILLLLIVVAFGAAVYFGLTAPHRDIAGVGGSQLTNELTALTPASGGVPTVDPSSPFANLAAAAGYADGSAGFGLPAARTSTADFTQAQVGTAVDTVRRYLVASEVSPAVLAQGATAPVRALVTPGEQGQFDQSAANPGDDQHHTLTGWMVRFDPMKVSLASDTVKVAGTVTVRELDASTLELTADHTLVYALRPAGATVNGPVTLYSIRREVRFDLDRTDLVNGQLRVVDTVQQAGPSACDAAQFEYFQPLAAGGTGPLTAHPGTIDPGDRSHPAWQSCAVMGGPLG
- a CDS encoding M48 family metallopeptidase, whose protein sequence is MTDSTRTAGPADNVPGRRRQRFAGISTRAWEHPADRSALVALRKLTGFDDVLKKLAGLVSERSVRLMFLATAVKTSERQYPELYNMVRDAAYVLDLERVPELYVTQDPKVNAMCIGMDAPVIVVTTGLVELLDEEELRAVIGHEVGHAMSGHAVYRTMLLILTNLATRVGWVPLGNLAIMALVTALKEWFRKAELSCDRAGLLAGQDPQASMRGLMKLAGGHNLGEMNVDAFLEQAEEYEKAGDLRDGVLKLLQVLPQSHPFAVVRVAKLKQWSESDEYRSILAGAYPRRADDPQAKVSDQWKAAADSYGKSLKDSKDPLFTLIRDFADGAGSVGSKLKDTFTGAKGNGQKSDES